TGCTGGCCAGCATGGATTCCGGCGTATTGATGTCGCGCAAATTATCGCCATCTGAAAAACCCTCGGCATGTTCGGCGTCGGTTTCCGTCGACGTGGGCGTGCGCCTGCCCTGCGTCGTCAAAAAATTCTTGGCCGTGTTAATTCCTATGCGATACAACCACGTATAAAAAGCCGAGTCGCCACGAAAATGCCGCAACGCGCGATAGGCCTTGATAAACGTCTCTTGTACCACGTCTTCGGCTTCCACCGGGTCGTGCACGATACGCGACAGCAGGCGCATGAGGCGGCGCTGATATTTGGCCACCAACATGTCAAACGCCTGCTTGTCGCCGGCCCGGACCCGGTCGACCAGCATCTGGTCACACTCACGTTCTGTCGTCACTCCGGAATTCCTCGGTGGCCTGCAACGTCGCCGCAACCCTTTATGCTATAGAGTTAGCCCGCTGCAAGAAGTTCACAGTGTTGGCGCATTTATTTCGCTGCGCGCGGCGGCGGCCCGACAGGCCAGCGTCAACGCGCGCAACTCCGCCCCGCTTACGCAATCGGGCAACACCAGCACCGACCGCACGCTGCCATCCGCACCACCCAAGCGCAGCAGCAGCAAACCGCGCCACACGGTCGATCCATCAAGCAGGCGCAGCGGCGTTCCCGCATGTTGGTATAGCGCAGTGCGGAATTGCCCGACTGCGGTTATATCAACCGCCATTGCAATACCGCATGGTTGCCCGCAGACATAGCCACAGATAGCGGCCACCACGCACGCCAGCGGCGCCAGCACGCCGGGACAGGCAGCGGCGGACGCCAGCACGCAACAGCACAACCCGGCGTGCAACAAGCGCAAACCAGGCGAGGGACGAACGATGACGGACACCGCGATCGACATGACTGCAGCACGGATAGAGACAACACAAAAAATCTACACGGATGGGGAGCGATAAAACTGGATGCGCCGGCGCGGGGCCGGGCAATTCAGGCGCTGGCGAATGCCAGCGCCGAATCCTCGCCCACCATGCTTTGACATGGCGGGCGCGGTTTTAGTTCAACATAAAGTTAAACTTTTTTACTACCTAGATCTTGCCGAAGACAAGGCTGCCGTTGGTTCCGCCGAAGCCGAACGAGTTTTTCACTGCATACTCGATCTTCATGTCGCGGGCGACATTGGCGCAGAAGTCCAGATCGCACGACGGATCCTGGTTGAAGATGTTAATGGTCGGTGGCGACACCTGGTGGTGCACCGCCAATACCGTAAACACTGCTTCCAGGCCGCCGGCGCCGCCGAGCAAGTGGCCGGTCATCGACTTGGTCGAATTGACCACCAGCTTTTTGGCGTGGTCGCCGAACGTGCGCTTGATGCCCTGCACTTCGGCCACGTCGCCTTGCGGCGTCGAGGTGCCGTGCGCATTCACGTACTGCACCTGGTCCGGGTTGAGGCCGGCGTTGGCAAGCGCGGCTTGCGCCGACTTGCTGCCACCGCTACCGTCTTCCAGGGGCGACGTCATGTGGTAAGCATCGGCGCTCATGCCGAAGCCGACCAGCTCGGCGTAAATCTTGGCACCGCGTGCCTTGGCGTGTTCGTACTCTTCCACGACCATCACGCCGGCGCCTTCGCCCAGCACGAAGCCGTCGCGGTCCGTATCCCATGGACGGGATGCGGTGGCCGGGTCGTCGTTGCGCGCGGACAGGGCTTTTGCCGAAGCAAAGCCACCGAGACCCAGCGGCGAAACGGTCGACTCGGCGCCACCGGCGATCATCACGTCGGCATCGCCATACTCGATCATGCGAGCGGCAGCGCCAATGCAATGCAGGCCGGTGGTACAAGCGGTGACGATCGACAGATTAGGACCGCGCATGCCGTACTTGATCGACAGGTTGCCCGAAATCATATTGATAATCGAGGCAGGCACGAAGAAGGGCGAAATACGGCGCGGACCGCGCTTGTCGTAGTCTTCCTTCTGCTCTTCGATCATCGGCAGACCGCCGATGCCGGAACCGATGATCACACCGATACGATCGGCATTGGCGTCGGTCACTTCGATACCCGAATCCTGCACCGCCTGGATGCCGGCCGCCATGCCGTAATGGATAAACGTATCCATGTGGCGCGCTTCCTTGGCCGAGATGTAGTCCTCGATATTGAAGCCTTTGACTTCACCGGCAAAACGGGTACTGAAAGCTTGTGCGTCAAACTTGGTGATGGTGGCAATGCCGGATTTGCCCTCGAGTGCCGCTGCCCAGGTATCGGCAACATTGTTGCCAATCGGGGTAACGGCGCCCAGGCCGGTAATGACAACACGACGGTTTTTAGAACCTCTCAAGCGATTCTCCTAAAGTCGATCGGGCGGCAATTACGCCTTGACGTGCGCGGTGGCGTAGTCGATGGCTTGTTGCACGGTGGTGATCTTTTCTGCTTGTTCGTCAGGGATTTCCATTTCGAACTCGTCTTCCAGGGCCATCACCAGTTCCACGGTGTCCAGGGAGTCAGCGCCCAGATCGTCAACGAACGAGGATTCGATCTTGATGTCCGCTTCTGCGACGCCCAGTTGTTCTGCGACGATTTTCTTAACGCGTTGTTCGATATCCGACATGTTATGGCTCCATTTGTTTGTTACGGAAAGCGCGCATTTTATCAGGTTTGCGCACTGAAAAACTAATTTCGGTGTTTGCTACGAGTTTCCCCATAAGTGCACCGAAATCGCTGGTAAAAGATGGGAAATCCCATCAGTTCATATACATACCGCCATTCACGTGCAGCGTGGTGCCGGTAATGTAAGCCGCTTGCGGCGAGGCCAAAAAGGCGACCGCAGCAGCGATATCTTCAGGTTTGCCCAGGCGGCCCAACGGGATCTGGGTGAGCAATGCAGCGTGCTGGTCGTCGCCCAGCGACTTGGTCATGTCGGTATCGATAAAGCCCGGCGCCACGCTGTTGACGGTGATGTTGCGGCTGCCGATTTCACGCGCCAGCGCGCGGCCCATGCCCTCCACGCCAGCCTTGGCGGCAGCGTAATTCATCTGGCCCGGGTTGCCGGACGAGGCCACCACCGACGTGATGTTGATGATGCGGCCAGCCTTGGCCTTCATCATGCCGCGCAAGACGGCGCGCGACAGGCGGCCGACGGCGGACAGGTTGGTGGCGATCACGCTGTCCCACTCGTCGTCCTTCATGCGCATGGCCAGGTTATCCTGGGTGATGCCGGCATTGTTGACCAGGATGGCGACCGCGCCGTACGTCTTGGTAATTTCGTCGATGACGGCCGCGCAGCGCTCGGCGTCGGTCACGTTCAGGACCAGGCCTTTACCGGCCTCGGCATTGATTTCAGCCAGGTAAGCTGAAATCGCTTCCGCGCCCGCTTCGGTGGTGGCGGTGCCGATCACGCGCGCACCCTGGCGCGCCAGCTCCTGGGCGATGGCCTTGCCGATGCCGCGCGAAGCGCCGGTCACCAGCGCCACTTGATTTGCTAAATTCATGTGTGTCCTAACTAGTTAGTGCTAAACGATAGTACTCTGCGCCGCAGTCTTACTTGAGCGAGGTCAAGATGCGCTCCAGCGACGCCTGGTCGGTGATGGCGTCGCCTACCAGCGTCGCATCGATGCGCTTGGTCAAGCCCATCAGCACCTTGCCGGGACCGCATTCGATCACCTGAGTAATGCCTTGTGCAGCAACCTGCTGCATGGTTTCCACCCAGCGCACCGGTGCGGCAGCCTGGCGTACCAGCGCATCCTTGATTGCATCGACGTCGTTCAGCACAGCCACATCGACGTTATTGATCAGCGGGATTTGCGGTGCGGCGAAGGTCAGGTCGGCCAGGTAGTCGCGCAGGCGATCCGATGCAGGTTTCAGCAGCGACGAGTGGAACGGCGCCGAGACCGGCAACTTCATGGCGCGCTTGGCGCCCTTGGCCTTGGCGATATCGCAGGCGCGCTCGACCGCAGCAGTATGGCCGGCGATCACGACTTGCGCCGGCGCGTTGAAGTTGACCGCTTCCACCACCGAGTCCGACACGGCAGCGGTGGCTTCGGCGCAGGCGGCGCGCACGTCGTCGTCCGACAAACCGAGCACGACAGCCATGGTGCCGAGTCCGACCGGTACGGCTTCCTGCATCGCTTGCGCACGGAAGCGCACCAGCGGCACGGCGTCCTTGAACGCGATCACGCCGGCAGCGACCAGCGCCGAGTATTCGCCCAGGCTGTGGCCGGCAACGATGGTTGGCGCCGGGCCGCCTGCGGCGATCCATGCGCGGTACACGGCCACGGCAGCGGTGAGCATCACCGGCTGGGTGTTGGTGGTGAGGTCCAGCTCTTCTTTCGGACCTTCGGCAATCAGCTTGCCGAGGTCAAAGCCCAGCGCGCCTGACGCTTCGGCGATGGTTTCTGCCACCACCGGGTTGCCGGCAAAACCGTCCAGCATGGCGATCGCCTGCGAGCCCTGGCCCGGGAATACAAATGCAAATTTAGTCATACGTCATCCATTCGAAGGGAATCAATTCTTGTCGGCCTGAAGTATAGCCGTTAGAACTCTAACTCTAATTCTGGCGCAACAAGTCGCCGCTTACAGCGTATCCGGCAAGCCGCTCATGGTGGCCAGTACCGCGCCCCAGGTAAAGCCGCCGCCAACACCTTCCATCATGACGTTGTGGCCGTTCTTGATGCGGCCGTCGCGCACGGCAGCGTCCAGCGCCAGCGGGATCGAGGCAGCCGACGTATTGCCATGCTGATCGACGGTCACCACCATTTTGTCCAGCGGCAGGCCCATCTTCTTGGCGGTGCCGTTCATGATGCGGATATTGGCCTGGTGCGGCACCAGCCAGTCGATCTGGTCAGCCGACATGCCAGCCTTGTTTAACGCTTCGTGCGCGACCTTTTCCAGTACCGAGACGGCCAGCTTGAACACCGCCGGACCGTCCATGTACAGGTAGGCTTCGCCGGCGGTGGCGCCGCTGAACGAGTTGGGCATGCACAGGATGCCCGAGTGGCTGCCGTCCGCGTGCAGCGCGGTGGCCAGGATGCCAGGCTCGTCCGAACCGGTCACCACCACGGCGCCGGCGCCGTCGCCGAACAGCACGCAGGTGGTGCGGTCGTTAAAATTGAGAATGCGCGAAAACACTTCGGCGCCGATCACCAGCACGTTCTTGTGCACGCCGGCACGGATGAACGCATCGGCCGTGGACAGCGCATACACGAAGCCGCTGCAGACAGCCTGCACATCGACGGCCGCGCCATTGTTGGTGATGCCGAGTTTTTGCTGGACGATGCAGGCGGTGCTGGGGAAGCTGCCAAAGAAGTCGGGGGTGGAGCTGGCAACGATGATCAGGTCGATATCGTTGGGCGCCAGGCGCGCCATTTCCAGCGCCTTTTTGGCAGCGTTGGCCGCCAGGTCCGACGATTTTTCGTCGGCGGCGGCAAAGTGGCGCGCCGAAATGCCGCTGCGCGATACGATCCACTCGTCGGAAGTTTCGATGCCCTTGGCGGCCAGCTGCTGGGCCAGGTCCTGGTTGGTCACACGTTGCGCCGGCAAGTAGCTG
This is a stretch of genomic DNA from Duganella zoogloeoides. It encodes these proteins:
- the acpP gene encoding acyl carrier protein; translated protein: MSDIEQRVKKIVAEQLGVAEADIKIESSFVDDLGADSLDTVELVMALEDEFEMEIPDEQAEKITTVQQAIDYATAHVKA
- the fabG gene encoding 3-oxoacyl-ACP reductase FabG, producing the protein MNLANQVALVTGASRGIGKAIAQELARQGARVIGTATTEAGAEAISAYLAEINAEAGKGLVLNVTDAERCAAVIDEITKTYGAVAILVNNAGITQDNLAMRMKDDEWDSVIATNLSAVGRLSRAVLRGMMKAKAGRIINITSVVASSGNPGQMNYAAAKAGVEGMGRALAREIGSRNITVNSVAPGFIDTDMTKSLGDDQHAALLTQIPLGRLGKPEDIAAAVAFLASPQAAYITGTTLHVNGGMYMN
- a CDS encoding beta-ketoacyl-ACP synthase III is translated as MTLYSKIIGTGSYLPAQRVTNQDLAQQLAAKGIETSDEWIVSRSGISARHFAAADEKSSDLAANAAKKALEMARLAPNDIDLIIVASSTPDFFGSFPSTACIVQQKLGITNNGAAVDVQAVCSGFVYALSTADAFIRAGVHKNVLVIGAEVFSRILNFNDRTTCVLFGDGAGAVVVTGSDEPGILATALHADGSHSGILCMPNSFSGATAGEAYLYMDGPAVFKLAVSVLEKVAHEALNKAGMSADQIDWLVPHQANIRIMNGTAKKMGLPLDKMVVTVDQHGNTSAASIPLALDAAVRDGRIKNGHNVMMEGVGGGFTWGAVLATMSGLPDTL
- the fabD gene encoding ACP S-malonyltransferase, yielding MTKFAFVFPGQGSQAIAMLDGFAGNPVVAETIAEASGALGFDLGKLIAEGPKEELDLTTNTQPVMLTAAVAVYRAWIAAGGPAPTIVAGHSLGEYSALVAAGVIAFKDAVPLVRFRAQAMQEAVPVGLGTMAVVLGLSDDDVRAACAEATAAVSDSVVEAVNFNAPAQVVIAGHTAAVERACDIAKAKGAKRAMKLPVSAPFHSSLLKPASDRLRDYLADLTFAAPQIPLINNVDVAVLNDVDAIKDALVRQAAAPVRWVETMQQVAAQGITQVIECGPGKVLMGLTKRIDATLVGDAITDQASLERILTSLK
- the rpoE gene encoding RNA polymerase sigma factor RpoE gives rise to the protein MTTERECDQMLVDRVRAGDKQAFDMLVAKYQRRLMRLLSRIVHDPVEAEDVVQETFIKAYRALRHFRGDSAFYTWLYRIGINTAKNFLTTQGRRTPTSTETDAEHAEGFSDGDNLRDINTPESMLASKQIAQTVNAAMDALPLDLRTAIALREIEGLSYEEISDIMACPIGTVRSRIFRAREVIAEKLKPLLDMPVDKRW
- the fabF gene encoding beta-ketoacyl-ACP synthase II, which codes for MRGSKNRRVVITGLGAVTPIGNNVADTWAAALEGKSGIATITKFDAQAFSTRFAGEVKGFNIEDYISAKEARHMDTFIHYGMAAGIQAVQDSGIEVTDANADRIGVIIGSGIGGLPMIEEQKEDYDKRGPRRISPFFVPASIINMISGNLSIKYGMRGPNLSIVTACTTGLHCIGAAARMIEYGDADVMIAGGAESTVSPLGLGGFASAKALSARNDDPATASRPWDTDRDGFVLGEGAGVMVVEEYEHAKARGAKIYAELVGFGMSADAYHMTSPLEDGSGGSKSAQAALANAGLNPDQVQYVNAHGTSTPQGDVAEVQGIKRTFGDHAKKLVVNSTKSMTGHLLGGAGGLEAVFTVLAVHHQVSPPTINIFNQDPSCDLDFCANVARDMKIEYAVKNSFGFGGTNGSLVFGKI